The Natribaculum luteum genome contains the following window.
CACGATCGTCTACGCGTTCCTCGCGAGCGTGCTCGTCCTGCCGACGCTGCTGGTGCTGTGGACGCGCTATCTCGGTCCCGACGTCTCCTTCGAGACCGGGACGACGAGGACGCCGACCCCGACGGCGAGCGACGGGGGCTCGGACGAGCGCGACCCGGCCGGAGGTGGCGACGAGTGAGCCCCGCACCCGGCGAGGCGGACGCACTCGAGGCGTTCGAGCAACTCGGGCTCACCAGCTACGAGGCGAAGGTCTTCATCGCGCTCCAGCAACTCGGCTCGGGCACCGCACGCGACGTCGCCCGCGTCGCCGACGTCCCGCGCTCGCAGGTCTACAGCGTCGCCGAGAGCCTGGAGGAGCGAGGACTGCTCGAGGTCCAGCAGTCGAGCCCGATCCGGTACCGGCCGGTCAGCGTCGACGAGGCGCGAGAGACCCTCCGCGAGCGGTTCGAGAGCGAGCAGGAGCGGGCCTTCGAGTACGTCGAGGAAGTCCGCGAGGAGTCTGTCGGCCAAGAAGCACAGGAGGACATCTGGACGATTCGCGGTCGCGAACGCGTCGACGACCGCGTCGTCGACCTGGTCTCCGACGCCCGCGAGCAGGTCATCTTCGGAACTCGACTCCCCTCGTTGCTCACCGACGACATCGAGGACGCACTCGAGGAGCGTGCGACGAGCGGCGTCGACGTCTTCGGTATCAGCGCCACCACGGCGGTCCGTGAGCGCCTGGAGGAACTGTCCGGGGTGTCGACGTTCTCGCCGCCTGCCTTCCGAGAGGACGACGAACGCTCCGGCCGAATCGTCCTCGTCGACGACGACAGCCTCCTGTTGAGCGTCGTCGACGACGACGGCAGCGAGACCGCCATCTGGAGTTCGGGGTCGCTGTTCGCCTCGGTGTTGATCCAGTTGATCGAGGCGGGCGACGAGACGCCGGCGGAGTCGCGCTAAGGAGAACCGGGCCCCTCTCGTCACTCGAGTCGGTACCGGAGCAGCGCCGCGATGCCACCCAGGTTCGCCAGTTGCTGGCCGGGCGGGAACTCACTCGAGAAGACCGTCACCTCGCCGCCTTTCTGTTCCGTGGTCTGGACGATGTCGTCGACGTCGACGTCCCACTCGCCGTCGGGACCGCGTTCCTGTCGGAGTCGATCGTCGAGCACGAGCAGTCGCTCGATCGCGCCGTACTCGGCGGCCTTCTTCACCTCCTCCGGGCCGTAGGCGGCTTTCGCCCCCTCGGCGATGCGACGGGTGAGTTCGTCGATCGCCTCGGCCTCGCTCTCGATCCTGGTCTCCTGCTGGACGTCCGCGACCGCGCCGCGTTTCAGCACCTCGTGGACCCCCCGGTCGCCGACGCTTGCCGTGTCGACCATCGTCACCTGCGCTGCGACCTCGGGTTCGTTCTTCTCTAGGTACTTCAGGGCGTCCTGTTTCGTAAAGCCGGGGCCGGCGAGGATGATCGCGTCGACGTCGAGTCGTTTCAGTACCGACGCGAGTTCGGCGAACAGTTCCGACCGCTCCCGGGCGAACTCGCCCTTGCCGGTCGGTCCCGTGA
Protein-coding sequences here:
- a CDS encoding TrmB family transcriptional regulator, producing the protein MSPAPGEADALEAFEQLGLTSYEAKVFIALQQLGSGTARDVARVADVPRSQVYSVAESLEERGLLEVQQSSPIRYRPVSVDEARETLRERFESEQERAFEYVEEVREESVGQEAQEDIWTIRGRERVDDRVVDLVSDAREQVIFGTRLPSLLTDDIEDALEERATSGVDVFGISATTAVRERLEELSGVSTFSPPAFREDDERSGRIVLVDDDSLLLSVVDDDGSETAIWSSGSLFASVLIQLIEAGDETPAESR
- a CDS encoding mRNA surveillance protein pelota, which encodes MQIKDREQVEGGRERITVVPESLDDLWHLQYVLEPGDRVAGDTTRRIQRNDDQMRDTGGEREHMWVAIAVDTIEFHKFANRLRVGGEIVACSREDQLGFHHTLNVEERDEISIEKRFKPDQEERLEEAAEATENPDVAIATVEEGQAHVHTVAQYGTEERATITGPTGKGEFARERSELFAELASVLKRLDVDAIILAGPGFTKQDALKYLEKNEPEVAAQVTMVDTASVGDRGVHEVLKRGAVADVQQETRIESEAEAIDELTRRIAEGAKAAYGPEEVKKAAEYGAIERLLVLDDRLRQERGPDGEWDVDVDDIVQTTEQKGGEVTVFSSEFPPGQQLANLGGIAALLRYRLE